One segment of Anser cygnoides isolate HZ-2024a breed goose chromosome 5, Taihu_goose_T2T_genome, whole genome shotgun sequence DNA contains the following:
- the CABP4 gene encoding calcium-binding protein 4 isoform X3, whose product MPRTQGDKGAPKDADTPGKGKGEQGGESSPKPPEEGGSPGSSSPGAESRHGGHGQKNSKKGAGDPHAAAAKAYSPFLNTVFGKERELSPEELDELLDAFKEFDTDQDGFISYKDLGACMRMLGYMPTEMELIEISQHVKMRMGGRVDFEDFVQMMGPKLREETAHMVGVRELKIAFRERRDAGGHRGAAGRAAEGAGGGRDPAGRGPQRGRPRGLR is encoded by the exons atgCCACGCACGCAGGGGGACAAGGGGGCCCCCAAGGACGCGGACACCCCAggcaaggggaagggggaacaGGGGGGCGAGagctcccccaagccccccgaGGAGGGTGGCtcccccggcagcagcagccccggtgCTGAGTCCCGGCACGGCGGGCACGGGCAGAAGAACAGCAAGAAGGGTGCCGGGGATCcccacgccgccgccgccaagGCTTACTCACCCTTCCTCAACACCGTCTTTGGCAAG GAGCGGGAGCTGTCGCCGGAGGAGCTGGACG AGCTGCTGGATGCCTTCAAGGAGTTTGACACCGATCAGGATGGCTTCATCAGCTACAAGGACCTGGGCGCCTGCATGCGCATGCTGGGGTACATGCCCACCGAGATGGAGCTCATTGAGATCTCCCAGCATGTCAAGATGAGGA TGGGCGGCCGCGTGGACTTCGAGGACTTTGTGCAGATGATGGGGCCGAAGCTGCGGGAGGAGACGGCCCACATGGTGGGCGTGAGGGAGCTGAAGATCGCCTTCCGCGAG CGCAGAGATGCGGGAGGCCATCGCGGCGCTGCTGGGCGAGCAGCTGAAGGCGCAGGAGGTGGACGAGATCCTGCAGGACGTGGACCTCAACGGGGACGGCCGCGTGGACTTCGATG A
- the CABP4 gene encoding calcium-binding protein 4 isoform X2: MPRTQGDKGAPKDADTPGKGKGEQGGESSPKPPEEGGSPGSSSPGAESRHGGHGQKNSKKGAGDPHAAAAKAYSPFLNTVFGKERELSPEELDELLDAFKEFDTDQDGFISYKDLGACMRMLGYMPTEMELIEISQHVKMRMGGRVDFEDFVQMMGPKLREETAHMVGVRELKIAFREQRRDAGGHRGAAGRAAEGAGGGRDPAGRGPQRGRPRGLR; this comes from the exons atgCCACGCACGCAGGGGGACAAGGGGGCCCCCAAGGACGCGGACACCCCAggcaaggggaagggggaacaGGGGGGCGAGagctcccccaagccccccgaGGAGGGTGGCtcccccggcagcagcagccccggtgCTGAGTCCCGGCACGGCGGGCACGGGCAGAAGAACAGCAAGAAGGGTGCCGGGGATCcccacgccgccgccgccaagGCTTACTCACCCTTCCTCAACACCGTCTTTGGCAAG GAGCGGGAGCTGTCGCCGGAGGAGCTGGACG AGCTGCTGGATGCCTTCAAGGAGTTTGACACCGATCAGGATGGCTTCATCAGCTACAAGGACCTGGGCGCCTGCATGCGCATGCTGGGGTACATGCCCACCGAGATGGAGCTCATTGAGATCTCCCAGCATGTCAAGATGAGGA TGGGCGGCCGCGTGGACTTCGAGGACTTTGTGCAGATGATGGGGCCGAAGCTGCGGGAGGAGACGGCCCACATGGTGGGCGTGAGGGAGCTGAAGATCGCCTTCCGCGAG CAGCGCAGAGATGCGGGAGGCCATCGCGGCGCTGCTGGGCGAGCAGCTGAAGGCGCAGGAGGTGGACGAGATCCTGCAGGACGTGGACCTCAACGGGGACGGCCGCGTGGACTTCGATG A
- the PATL1 gene encoding protein PAT1 homolog 1: MFRYPSPEECPLDEEEDGFQALGEEDEDIDQFNDDTFGAGAVDDDWQEAHERLAELEDRPLGAGQRAVPGGEDAELLGEPEDTLAERLTRLVIDSELEDPAIMRAVHTRAPGAQPAPLNAGIWDGPAVLRRIRGPLLAQEMPSVSVLDYALPQRPPQAREEERDPSERALPRRSSSPVIGSPPVRAVPIGTPPKQAAVPSFNQQILCPKPVHIRASMQQRYPAPYGERMSPNQLCNVPNSSLLGHPFPHSVSPVLTHLQRAQLLGGAQAGRMSPSQFARVSGLVGSPLPSVNPKLLQGRVGQMMSPAGGFRAFFGAAPAPPPPSQPQPPPGPASHLQGLRPQPQMFRPDTTHLHPQHRRLLHQRQQQNRNQHRSLNGSVGDRGGHRGSHQEQARKDPYANLMLQREKDWVSKIQMMQLQSTDPYLDDYYYQNYFQKLEKLAAAEEVHGDGPKKERTKLITPQVAKLEHAYKPVQFEGSLGKLTVSSVNNPRKMIDAVVTSRGEDDETKEKQVRDKRRQTLVTIEKTYSLLLDVEDYERRYLLSLEGERPALMGERKQKICDMYDNLRGKAPGQERPSDDHFMQIMCIRKGKRLVARILPFLSPEQAADVLMATARNLPFLIKKDAQDEVLPCLLRPFSHVLYHLPLGTVTSLVQQLTNLPQSATAPAPTNLHLAAVLQNKFGLSLLYLVLSRGEELQSSDTSTELMQDNQWTELMLLATRELLRIPAAALAKPVSPPSNLLALFSRYVDQQKLNLLETKLQ, encoded by the exons atgttCCGGTACCCG TCCCCGGAGGAGTGCCCGCtggacgaggaggaggacgggTTCCAGGCGCTGGGCGAGGAGGACGAGGACATCGACCAGTTCAACGATGACACCTtcggggccggggccgtcg ACGACGACTGGCAGGAGGCCCACGAGCGGCTGGCCGAGCTGGAGGACAGGCCGCTGGGCGCGGGGCAGCGGGCCGTGCCGGGCGGCGAGGACGCGGAGCTGCTGGGCGAGCCCGAGGACACGCTGGcggagcggctgacgcggctggTCATCGACAGCGAGCTGGAGGACCCGGCCATCATGCGGGCCGTGCACACCAGGGCCCCCGGCGCGCAGCCCGCGCCGCTCAACGCCGGCATCTGGGACGGCCCCGCCGTGCTGCGGCGCATCCGGGGGCCGCTGCTCGCTCAG GAGATGCCGTCGGTGTCCGTGCTGGATTACGCTCTGCCCCAGAGACCCCCGCAGGCTCGGGAGGAAGAGAGGGACCCCTCCGAGCGGGCGCTGCCCCGCCGCTCGTCCTCCCCCGTCATCGGCAGCCCCCCGGTGCGAGCGGTCCCCATCGGCACCCCTCCCAAGCAGGCTGCCGTGCCCAGTTTCAACCAGCAG ATCCTGTGCCCGAAGCCAGTCCACATCCGGGCCAGCATGCAGCAGCGCTACCCCGCTCCCTACGGCGAGAGGATGTCCCCCAACCAGCTCTGCAACGTACCG AACTCCTCCCTGCTGGGCCACCCGTTCCCCCACAGCGTCTCTCCCGTCCTCACCCACCTGCAGAGAGCACAGCTGCTCGGAGGAGCCCAG GCCGGCCGAATGTCTCCCAGCCAGTTCGCCCGAGTCTCAGGCCTCGTCGGGAGCCCGCTGCCCTCCGTCAATCccaagctgctgcagggcagagtgGGGCAGATGATGTCTCCAGCCGGCGGCTTTCGTGCCTTCtttggggctgccccagctccgCCGCCCCCGTcgcagccgcagcccccaccGGGCCCCGCATCCCACCTGCAGGGCTTGAG GCCCCAGCCGCAGATGTTCCGGCCAGACACGACCCAcctgcacccccagcaccgccgGCTCCTGCACCAGCGGCAGCAGCAGAACCGAAA CCAGCACCGCAGCCTCAACGGCTCGGTGGGGGACCGAGGGGGCCACCGGGGCAGCCACCAGGAGCAGGCACGCAAAGACCCCTACGCCAACCTCATGCTGCAGCGGGAGAAGGACTGGGTGTCCAAGATCCAGAtgatgcagctgcagagcactgaCCCCTACCTGGATGACTATTACTACCAG AACTACTTCCAGaagctggagaagctggcagcagctgaggaagTCCACGGGGACGGTCCCAAGAAGGAACGCACTAAACTCATCACCCCTCAGGTGGCGAAGCTGGAGCACGCCTACAAACCAG tGCAGTTCGAGGGCTCTCTCGGGAAGCTGACGGTGTCCAGCGTGAACAACCCGCGGAAGATGATCGACGCGGTGGTGACCTCTCGCGGCGAGGATGAC GAGACGAAGGAGAAGCAGGTCCGGGACAAGAGGCGCCAGACGCTCGTCACCATCGAGAAG ACGTACAGCCTCCTCCTGGACGTGGAGGACTACGAGCGACGCTACCTCCTGAGCCTGGAAGGCGAGCGGCCGGCCCTGATGGGCGAGAGGAAGCAGAAGATCTGCGATATGTACGACAATCTGAGGGGGAAGGCGCCCGGGCAGGAGAG GCCGAGCGATGACCACTTCATGCAGATCATGTGCATCCGGAAAGGAAAGCGCCTGGTGGCCCGCATCCTCCCCTTCCTGTCACCCGAGCAAGCGGCCGACGTCCTCATGGCGACGGCCAGGAACCTGCCCTTCCTCATCAAGAAGGACGCTCAGGACGAG gtgctgccctgcctgctgagGCCCTTCTCGCACGTCCTCTACCACCTCCCCCTGGGGACGGTCACCAGCCTTGTGCAGCAGCTCACCAACCTACCTCAGAGCGCAACCGCGCCGGCGCCCACCAACCTGCACCTCGCTGCTGTGCTCCAGAACAAG TTCGGCCTGTCCCTGCTCTACCTGGTGCTGAGCCGCggggaggagctgcagagctcgGACACGAGCACGGAGCTGATGCAGGACAACCAGTG GACGGAGCTGATGCTGCTGGCGACCCGGGAGCTCCTGCGGATCCCGGCGGCGGCCCTGGCCAAgccggtgtcccccccctccaACCTGCTCGCCCTCTTCTCCCGCTACGTCGACCAGCAGAAGCTCAACCTGCTGGAGACAAAGCTGCAGTGA
- the CABP4 gene encoding calcium-binding protein 4 isoform X1 has product MPRTQGDKGAPKDADTPGKGKGEQGGESSPKPPEEGGSPGSSSPGAESRHGGHGQKNSKKGAGDPHAAAAKAYSPFLNTVFGKERELSPEELDELLDAFKEFDTDQDGFISYKDLGACMRMLGYMPTEMELIEISQHVKMRMGGRVDFEDFVQMMGPKLREETAHMVGVRELKIAFREFDMNGDGEISSAEMREAIAALLGEQLKAQEVDEILQDVDLNGDGRVDFDEFVMMLSSR; this is encoded by the exons atgCCACGCACGCAGGGGGACAAGGGGGCCCCCAAGGACGCGGACACCCCAggcaaggggaagggggaacaGGGGGGCGAGagctcccccaagccccccgaGGAGGGTGGCtcccccggcagcagcagccccggtgCTGAGTCCCGGCACGGCGGGCACGGGCAGAAGAACAGCAAGAAGGGTGCCGGGGATCcccacgccgccgccgccaagGCTTACTCACCCTTCCTCAACACCGTCTTTGGCAAG GAGCGGGAGCTGTCGCCGGAGGAGCTGGACG AGCTGCTGGATGCCTTCAAGGAGTTTGACACCGATCAGGATGGCTTCATCAGCTACAAGGACCTGGGCGCCTGCATGCGCATGCTGGGGTACATGCCCACCGAGATGGAGCTCATTGAGATCTCCCAGCATGTCAAGATGAGGA TGGGCGGCCGCGTGGACTTCGAGGACTTTGTGCAGATGATGGGGCCGAAGCTGCGGGAGGAGACGGCCCACATGGTGGGCGTGAGGGAGCTGAAGATCGCCTTCCGCGAG TTCGACATGAACGGGGACGGGGAGATCAGCAGCGCAGAGATGCGGGAGGCCATCGCGGCGCTGCTGGGCGAGCAGCTGAAGGCGCAGGAGGTGGACGAGATCCTGCAGGACGTGGACCTCAACGGGGACGGCCGCGTGGACTTCGATG AGTTCGTCATGATGCTGTCCTCCCGGTAA
- the GPR152 gene encoding probable G-protein coupled receptor 152 → MELENATASLSLSPSSSTSPSSSAQPPYALGWDRQLMLVCAVLGLPANAFVLWLTGWRLRCRGLATFIFSVAASDFLFLANSTLQIWTAARGYHWPLGTPLCRLHRFLIDLAYYSGLFLLAAISLDRCLLLLAPLWYRCRRPACWPAGLCAAAWLAAGCCSAPGTALAQASKVPQGLVVCRREWGRWQQLLGWLEVAVEGLLLPTGILLLCNGAALAVAAARRRRQRGGRLPARFQRLVAATLSGYLAIHLPFQLAQLLSHAFPEHFANLTYFVGLAFNVGSCLNPCLYLLLATGACHRLARMAPGTAAPVPPATAAPVPPAAPVPVPPGTAAPLQPEAAAPVPPDTAVPLPPAAAVPVPPSRSPAGTPPAAPPAPP, encoded by the coding sequence ATGGAGCTGGAGAACGCCACGgcgtccctgtccctgtccccatcctcatccaCGTCACCGTCCTCATCTGCGCAGCCCCCGTACGCCCTGGGGTGGGACAGGCAGCTGATGctggtctgtgctgtgctgggactgccCGCCAACGCCTTCGTCCTCTGGCTGACAGGCTGGCGGCTACGCTGCCGCGGCCTCGCCACCTTCATCTTCAGCGTGGCCGCCTCCGACTTCCTCTTCCTCGCCAACTCCACCCTGCAGATCTGGACGGCGGCGCGCGGCTACCACTGGCCCCTGGGCACACCGCTGTGCCGCCTGCACCGCTTCCTGATCGACCTGGCCTACTACAGCGGGCTCTTCCTGCTGGCCGCCATCAGCCTGGaccgctgcctgctgctgctggccccgctCTGGTACCGCTGCCGGCGCCCGGCGTGCTGGCCGGCGGGGCTGTGCGCGGCCGCGTGGCTGGCGGCGGGCTGCTGCAGCGCGCCCGGCACGGCGCTGGCGCAGGCCTCGAAGGTGCCGCAGGGGCTGGTGGTGTGCCGGCGGGAGTGGGGccgctggcagcagctgctgggctggctggaggtggccgtggaggggctgctgctgcccaccgGCATCCTGCTGCTGTGCAACGGGGCCGCGCTGGCCGTGGCGGCGGCgcggaggcggcggcagcgTGGCGGGCGCCTGCCGGCCCGCTTCCAGCGCCTGGTGGCGGCCACGCTGAGCGGCTACCTGGCGATCCACCTGCCCTTCCAGCTGGCCCAGCTGCTGAGCCACGCGTTCCCCGAGCACTTCGCCAACCTCACCTACTTCGTGGGGCTGGCCTTCAACGTGGGCAGCTGCCTCAACCCCTGCCTctacctgctgctggccaccgGCGCCTGCCACCGCCTCGCCCGCATGGCgcccggcaccgccgccccGGTGCCACCGGCCACCGCCGCCCCCgtgccgcccgccgccccggtCCCCGTGCCACCGGGCACCGCCGCCCCTTTGCAGCCGGAGGCCGCTGCCCCGGTGCCGCCGGACACCGCGGTCCCGCTGCCACCGGCTGCCGCCGTCCCGGTGCCCCCGTCCCGATCTCCCGCGGGGACCCCACCGGcagcgccccccgccccgccctgA
- the OSBP gene encoding oxysterol-binding protein 1, whose translation MGGAGRPAGPNGRRGAGRVTAAQRAGRGGAAAAAMAELRGAGAGPGAAAAALPGPMALPAAPGAAPALPSPAAGGSGGGSGPGAAPGAAAAGSGGGGGSGVGGSAREGWLFKWTNYIKGYQRRWFVLSNGLLSYYRSKAEMRHTCRGTINLATANITVEDSCNFVISNGGAQTYHLKASSEVERQRWVTALELAKAKAVKMLEESDDSGDESVSQTDKTELQSTLRTLSSKVEDLSTCNDLIAKHGTALQRSLSELETLRLPAESTEKIKQVNERATLFRITSNAMINACRDFLMLAQTHSKKWQKSLQHERDQRIRLEETLEQLAKQHNHLERAFRGATVLPAGTAGSGGSAKDPCCPAKGDLSDEDEENEFFDAPENIAALETMGHKRTGSNISGTSSDISLDEQYKHQVEDTKKEKRTRIPYKPNYSLNLWSIMKNCIGKELSKIPMPVNFNEPLSMLQRLTEDLEYHELLDRAAKCESSLEQLCYVAAFTVSSYSTTVFRTSKPFNPLLGETFELDRLEENGYRSLCEQVSHHPPAAAHHADSKHGWTLRQEIKITSKFRGKYLSIMPLGTIHCVFHASGNHYTWKKVTTTVHNIIVGKLWIDQSGEIEIVNHKTGDKCNLKFVPYSYFSRDVARKVTGEVTDPTGKVHFLLLGTWDEKMDCYKVAPGSGENGAEARQRAHEAEDSRVLLWKRNPLPKYAENMYYFSELALTLNAPESGTAPTDSRRRPDQRLMENGRWDEANAEKQRLEEKQRLSRKRREAEAARATEDGTPYDPYKPLWFERKKDPVTQELAHVYRGGYWESKEKQDWTQCPDIF comes from the exons ATGGGAGGCgcggggcggcccgcggggcccaatgggcggcggggggcggggcgggtGACGGCGGCGCagcgggcggggcgcggcggggcggcggcggcggccatggcggagctgcgcggggcgggcgcgggccccggcgcggcggcggcggcgctgcccggccccatgGCGCTGCCCGCGgcgcccggcgcggccccggcgctgccctcgccggcggcgggcggctcgGGCGGCGGCTCGggccccggcgcggccccgggagcggcggcggcggggagcggcggcggcggcggctccggtGTGGGCGGCTCGGCGCGGGAGGGCTGGCTGTTCAAGTGGACCAACTACATCAAGGGCTACCAGCGGCGGTGGTTCGTGCTCAGCAACGGGCTGCTCAGCTACTACCG ctccAAGGCGGAGATGCGGCACACGTGCCGCGGCACCATCAACCTGGCCACGGCCAACATCACGGTGGAGGACTCGTGCAACTTCGTCATCTCCAACGGCGGCGCCCAGACCTACCACCTGAAGGCCAGCTCCGAGGTGGAGCGGCAGCGCTGGGTCACGGCGCTGGAGCTGGCCAAGGCCAAAGCCGTCAAGATGCTGGAGGAGTCAG ACGACTCCGGCGACGAGTCTGTGTCGCAGACGGACAAGACGGAGCTGCAGAGCACGCTGCGCACCCTGTCGAGCAAGGTGGAGGACCTGAGCACCTGCAACGACCTGATCGCCAAGCACGGCACGGCCCTGCAGCGCTCCCTCAGCGAGCTGGAGACCCTCCGGCTGCCCGCCGAGAGCACCGAGAAGATCAAGCAGGTGAACGAGCGGGCCACACTCTTCCGCATCACCTCCAACGCCATGATCAAC GCCTGCCGGGACTTTCTGATGCTGGCCCAGACCCATAGCAAGAAGTGGCAGAAGTCGCTGCAGCACGAGCGGGACCAGCGCATCCGTCTGGAGGAGACGCTGGAGCAGCTGGCCAAGCAGCACAACCACCTGGAGAGGGCTTTCCGTGGCGCCACCGTCCTgcctgctggcactgctgggtcTGGTGGCTCTGCTAAAG atccctgctgccctgcaaaAGGAGACCTGAGCGACGAGGACGAGGAGAACGAGTTCTTCGACGCCCCGGAGAACATCGCTGCGCTGGAGACCATGGGCCACAA GCGCACCGGCAGCAACATCAGCGGCACCAGCAGCGACATCAGCCTGGACGAGCAG TACAAGCACCAGGTAGAAGACAccaagaaggagaagagaacCCGCATACCCTACAAGCCCAACTACAGCCTCAACCTCTGGAGCATCATGAAGAACTGCATCGGGAAGGAGCTGTCCAAGATCCCCATGCCG GTGAACTTCAACGAGCCCCTGTCCATGCTGCAGCGCCTGACCGAGGACCTGGAGTACCACGAGCTGCTCGACCGGGCAGCCAAGTGCGAGAGCTctctggagcagctctgctacGTGGCTGCCTTCACCGTCTCCTCCTACTCCACCACCGTCTTCCGCACCAGCAAGCCCTTCAACCCGCTCCTGGGGGAGACCTTTGAGCTGGACCGCCTGGAGGAGAACGGCTACCGCTCCCTCTGCGAGCAG GTGAGCCACCACCCGCCGGCCGCCGCACACCACGCCGACTCCAAGCACGGCTGGACGCTGCGCCAGGAAATCAAGATCACCAGCAAGTTCCGGGGCAAATATCTCTCCATCATGCCTCTGG GCACCATTCACTGCGTCTTCCATGCTTCCGGCAACCACTACACGTGGAAAAAGGTCACCACCACCGTGCACAACATCATCGTGGGCAAGCTCTGGATAGACCAG TCAGGTGAAATCGAGATCGTCAATCACAAGACGGGCGACAAGTGCAACCTCAAGTTCGTTCCTTACAGCTACTTCTCGCGGGATGTGGCCAGGAAG GTCACCGGAGAGGTGACAGACCCCACGGGGAAGGTGCATTTCCTCCTGCTGGGCACCTGGGACGAGAAGATGGACTGCTACAAGGTGGCACCAGGCAGCGGGGAGAACGGGGCAGAGGCACGGCAGCGGGCACACGAGGCCGAGGACAGCCGGGTGCTGCTGTGGAAGAGGAACCCCCTGCC GAAGTACGCGGAGAACATGTACTACTTCTCGGAGCTGGCACTGACGCTCAACGCCCCCGAGAGCGGCACGGCGCCCACCGACAGCCGCCGGCGCCCCGACCAGCGCCTGATGGAGAACGGCCGCTGGGACGAGGCCAATGCAGAGAAGCAGCgcctggaggagaagcagcGCCTCTCCCGCAAGAGGCGCGAGGCCGAGGCCGCCAGGGCCACTGAGGACG GCACCCCCTACGACCCCTACAAGCCGCTGTGGTTCGAGCGCAAGAAGGACCCCGTCACCCAGGAGCTGGCACACGTCTACAGGGGCGGCTACTGGGAGAGCAAAGAGAagcaggactggacccagtgcCCGGACATTTTCTga
- the CORO1B gene encoding coronin-1B: MSFRKVVRQSKFRHVFGQPVKTEQCYDDIRVSRVTWDSTFCAVNPSFVAIIVEASGGGAFLVLPLHKTGRIDKSYPTVCGHTGPVLDIEWCPHNDHVIASGSEDCTVMVWQVPEGGLSQPLTEPVVVLEGHSKRVGIISWHPTARNVLLSAGCDNVVLIWNVGTAEELYRLEGLHPDLIYSVSWSRDGSRFCTACKDKSVRVIDPRRGTVVAEKERAHEGARPMRAIFLADGKIFTTGFSRMSERQLALWDTENLEEPMGLQELDSSNGALLPFYDPDTNVVYVCGKGDSSIRYFEITEEPPYIHFLNTFTSKEPQRGMGWMPKRGLDVSKCEIARFYKLHERKCEPIIMTVPRKSDLFQDDLYPDTAGPDPAMEAEEWVAGQTAGPVLVSLRQAYVPSKQRDLKVSRRALLHDARPAAPSPAAPSPAAPPPAAPAASARLSAPPALGTGAPAPPAGGRLDEVLQEVAALRALVAEQGQRITRLEEQLSRLENGHV; the protein is encoded by the exons ATGTCGTTTCGCAAGGTGGTGCGGCAGAGTAAATTCCGGCACGTTTTCGGGCAGCCGGTGAAGACGGAGCAGTGCTACGATGACATCCGCGTGTCCCGCGTCACCTGGGACAGCACCTTCTGCGCCGTCAACCCCTCCTTTGTGGCCATCATCGTGGAGgccagcggcggcggcgccttCCTGGTGCTGCCCCTGCACAAG ACCGGGCGCATCGACAAGTCCTACCCCACGGTGTGCGGGCACACGGGCCCCGTGCTGGACATCGAGTGGTGCCCCCACAACGACCACGTCATCGCCAGCGGCTCCGAGGACTGCACCGTCATG GTGTGGCAGGTCCCCGAGGGGGGGCTTAGCCAGCCGCTGACGGAGCCGGTGGTGGTACTGGAGGGGCACTCGAAGCGTGTGGGCATCATCAGCTGGCACCCCACTGCCCGCAACGTCCTGCTCAGCGCAG GCTGTGACAACGTGGTGCTGATCTGGAACGTGGGGACAGCGGAGGAGCTGTACCGCCTGGAGGGGCTGCACCCCGACCTCATCTACAGCGTCAGCTGGAGCCGCGACGGCTCCCGCTTCTGCACCGCCTGCAAGGACAAGAGCGTGCGCGTCATCGATCCCCGCCGCGGCACCGTGGTGGCG GAGAAGGAGCGGGCGCACGAGGGTGCGCGGCCCATGCGCGCCATCTTCCTGGCCGACGGCAAGATCTTCACCACCGGCTTCAGCCGCATGAGTGAGCGGCAGCTGGCGCTGTGGGACACG GAGAACCTGGAGGAGCCcatggggctgcaggagctggactcCAGCAACGGGGCCCTGCTGCCCTTCTACGACCCGGACACCAACGTGGTTTATGTCTGCGGCAAG GGTGACTCGAGCATCCGGTACTTCGAGATCACGGAGGAGCCGCCCTACATCCACTTCCTCAACACCTTCACCAGCAAGGAGCCGCAGCGCGGCATGGGCTGGATGCCCAAGCGCGGGCTGGATGTCAGCAAGTGCGAGATCGccag GTTCTACAAGCTGCACGAGCGCAAGTGTGAGCCCATCATCATGACAGTGCCAAGGAAG tcgGACCTCTTCCAGGACGACCTGTACCCCGACACGGCGGGCCCCGACCCGGCGATGGAGGCGGAGGAGTGGGTGGCGGGGCAGACGGCGGGGCCGGTGCTGGTGTCCCTGCGCCAGGCCTACGTCCCCAGCAAGCAGCGGGACCTCAAGGTGAGCCGCCGCGCCCTGCTGCACGACGCCCGCCCCGCcgcacccagccctgccgcacccagccccgccgcgccgccccccgcggcccccgccgcctccgcaCGCCTCAGCGCGCCCCCGGCACTGGGCACCggcgcccccgcgcccccg gcgggcgggcggctggacgaggtgctgcaggaggtggcGGCGCTGCGCGCGCTGGTGGCGGAGCAAGGCCAGCGCATCACCCGCCTGGAGGAGCAGCTCAGCCGCCTGGAGAACGGGCACGTCTAG
- the PTPRCAP gene encoding LOW QUALITY PROTEIN: protein tyrosine phosphatase receptor type C-associated protein (The sequence of the model RefSeq protein was modified relative to this genomic sequence to represent the inferred CDS: inserted 1 base in 1 codon), translated as MAGARCPPAPPLLLVLAGLAAAGEPVGSRSDRVVGALLGLLLCLAVGLALAWRHLCHLSAGRYHPRPMGRRALALLRSRWHQLQGREGPAEAPGDRDEDTAPPDEEEELMPWAQHQRQEDEEVEDEEEKEEEKDDEEEEXEEEEAAAAPLEAEQSPPGVPQALGGSAEALLSDMHAFSGTATWGDARPHVTAL; from the exons ATG GCTGGAGCGCGGtgcccgccggccccgccgctgctgctggtgctggcagggctggcggCAGCGGGGGAGCCGGTGGGGAGCCGCAGCGACCGGGTGGTaggggccctgctggggctgctgctgtgcctggccGTGGGGCTGGCCCTGGCCTGGCGCCACCTCTGCCACCTCTCGGCCGGCCGCTACCACCCCCGGCCCATGGGCCGCCGGGCCCTGGCGCTGCTGCGGAGCCGCTGGCACCAGCTGCAGGGACGGGAGGGCCCCGCCGAAGCCCCCGGGGACAGGGACGAGGACACGGCCCCGCCAgacgaggaggaagagctgaTGCCGTGGGCCCAGCACCAGCGgcaggaggacgaggaggtggaggacgaggaggagaaggaggaggagaaggatgacgaggaggagg aagaggaggaggaggcagccgCGGCCCCGCTGGAGGCTGAGCAGAGCCCCCCGGGCGTGCCGCAGGCGCTGGGCGGCAGTGCCGAGGCGCTGCTCAGCGACATGCACGCCTTCTCGGGGACGGCCACCTGGGGGGACGCACGGCCTCACGTCACCGCCCTCTGA